In Zalophus californianus isolate mZalCal1 chromosome 4, mZalCal1.pri.v2, whole genome shotgun sequence, the following proteins share a genomic window:
- the COMMD5 gene encoding COMM domain-containing protein 5: MSAMGTAAPYLHYPGDSHSGRVSFLGAQLPPEVAAMPRLLGDLDRGTFRKLLKLVVSSLQGEDCREAVQRLRAGADLSEERLGVLLAGTNTLLQQAIRLPPASLKPDAFKDQLQELCIPQDLVTDLASVVFGSQRLLLNSVAGQQGAWLPHVAGMWWRVDVAISTSALARSLQPSVLMQLKLSDGSAFRFEIPTAKFQELRYSVALVLKEMADLEKRCELKLQD, encoded by the coding sequence ATGTCTGCCATGGGGACTGCAGCTCCATACCTGCATTACCCTGGTGATAGCCACAGTGGCCGGGTGAGTTTCCTGGGGGCCCAACTCCCCCCAGAAGTGGCAGCAATGCCCCGGCTCCTGGGAGACCTGGACCGGGGCACATTCAGAAAGTTGCTGAAGCTGGTGGTCAGCAGTCTACAGGGAGAGGACTGCCGGGAGGCTGTGCAGCGCCTCAGGGCTGGAGCAGACCTGTCGGAGGAACGTCTGGGGGTCCTCCTCGCCGGCACAAACACACTGCTCCAGCAGGCCATCCGGCTGCCCCCAGCCAGCCTGAAGCCTGACGCCTTCAAGGACCAGCTCCAGGAGCTCTGCATCCCGCAAGACCTGGTCACAGACTTGGCCAGTGTGGTGTTTGGGAGCCAGCGGCTTCTCCTCAACTCTGTGGCTGGGCAGCAGGGGGCCTGGCTGCCCCATGTTGCCGGCATGTGGTGGAGGGTGGACGTGGCAATCTCCACCAGTGCCCTGGCCCGCTCCCTGCAGCCAAGTGTCCTGATGCAGCTGAAGCTTTCAGATGGGTCAGCATTCCGCTTTGAGATCCCAACAGCCAAGTTCCAGGAGCTGCGGTACAGCGTGGCCCTGGTCCTCAAGGAGATGGCCGACCTGGAGAAGAGGTGTGAGCTCAAACTGCAGGACTGA